The genomic segment aaaattttacttaataattttttactcaATTATCTTTATAGTGtacatttgaattatttatagttaaatttacATTCTAATTGTTTGTTATCATGATTATCAACTAAagtctgtatatatttatttataatcaagacGATATTGGAATCAATGCACATAAATGGATCTCCATTTATGTGCATTGATTCCAATATCGTCTAGTTATTTAAAGAACAACGGGTAAGAAGTTATTGTAAGTCTACATTTtatcatttcaattattatttaccatCCGCATCGTTGAAAATAACTAGAGGGCTCTTTCCTCCGAGTTCCAATGTGACGCGTTTCAGATTTACTTGGGAGGCACCACTCATGATAATGCGTCCAAtctgtaaatgtaaataatacccCTTATAAGAAACTGTTAATAAACCATAAATTTAAGGTATCTTTATGaatatgttttcatttcaaaatgttaataatgttgcttaaataattaaattaaaaaagataattaaaaaatatatttgtcttttCGAGTTGCGATTTTATTATGAAGTaagtattaacatttataacagtaactatacaattatatttacaatattttacggttttataatatgttttttgtgaaattaaatagctaaaaacattattggaatattattattagtccaCATTTTGCAGTGtggtaatttttgtttttgcatAAATACACCTCAGTGGATCCTGTGAAAGCCATTTTGTCAACACAAGGGTGGTTGGTGAGGGCTGCACCAGCTGTAGGTCCATATCCAGGAATGACGTTCACGACACCCGGTGGGAAACCAGCTTCTTTGATTAATGCAGCTAAGGCAAGTGCAGTGAGAGGGGTCTGCTCCGCGGGTTTGATAACAAGAGTACATCCTGAATTAACAAAACGTCTTATATACACaactacttttatatttatttaaatttgttacgatgctaataaatatatcgttaaaattatttgatttcggTCTCGACGGCCCGAAACACTTTagtcatgtttattttttaggaTCATTaccaataatacaataaaattaattttaattattgaaagaaaaacatACCAGCAGCTAGGGCAGGGGCGATCTTCCAAACAAACATGGGAATAGGATAGTTCCACGGCAGGATTTGACCACAAACGCCTACTGGTTCTTTTATTGTCATAGAGAGAACTTCACCatctaaaaatatcaatttatttaatcagaAACGCTTCATTTTAACGAtatcataaaaaagtaacagagaataaaattaatcaatatttaccCGCAGGGATAGTGTTACCCAAGATTTTATCAGCTTTTCCGGCATAATATCTGATAATTTGAGCAGACCAAGCTGCTTCACCTGTTGCCTGTGCAACTGGTTTGCCGCAATCTAAAGTCTCAAGTTCACCCAAGTACTTCACGTCTCTGTCCATGAGATCGGCCAACTTGAGGAGAAGTCTACCTCGTTGAGAAGCATCAAGGAGTCTCCATTCGGAATAACGGTGGAATGCCTTTACAGCGGCTTTTACTGCTATGTCAACATCAGCCTTACCaagaacaataaatatttgatttttttacataacaatagtttattagaaaaatctattatgatatatgcaTTACTAATGTGAAAcagtaatattatgtattaattatttaattattttaacagtaaGAATGGCACCTTATCTCCTTCAGCGACTTGTGTGATGACTGTCTCATCTTGTGGGTTAATTGTAGGAAAAGTCTTCTTGCTGACGGCATCCACCCACTCATTGTTAATGAACAActaaacatatgaaaatatacgaaatatgaactaaaataaagagaattagtaaataatttattattaggttattaataaataccatacaagttttatatctaaaattaaaataaaaacaaaaatcgcataacaaatttatagaaaaaaacacaccgtctaaaagattgGCCTGGgacattgtacccaagacgctggcactaaactaaagaaaataaaaaagaagtcACTTacgaatatttcattttttacattattcacGTATAGTCATCTggttccaaactaagcagagcttgtactttggaaactggtggtagggctttgtgcaagctcgtctgggtaggtaccacccactcatcatcagatattctaccgcaaaacagcaatacttgatattgttgtgttccggtttgaagggtgagtgagccagtgtaattacaggcacaagggacataaaatcttagttcccaaggttggtggcgcattggctataagcgatggttaacatttcttacaataccaatgtctaagggcgtttggtgaccacttaccatcaggtggtccatatgctcgtccaccttcctattctataaaaaaaaaccagacaaccgatatactacgaatactacttttgtaaatacatacttatatagataattacacccagactcagaaaaaacagatatgttcatgcatacaaatgtttgtcctgggtaggaatcgaaatcacaaccttcggcgtgaaaagcagtatctaccaaccatgccaaccggtccgtcaaatgaatacaaaatatatatctatggaTCATAGATCTAACTTGATTTGTACCTTACgtgctatatatacatataatatgctaattaatattgtatctaCATACGAGATGATTCGCACTTTTAGTTTGTTTAACCTTGAACGCATGAGCAAGATAAAAACGATAAAATGTTTACTTGATGTTGTATTGTCAAGAGGAGAGAGATAAATctctgaataaaaataaactgatgtgtcaatacatacattaaataccTTGTATGTGGGGTTATCAGCTGGATTTATATAAAGTCAAAAGTGTAAGGAATTCGAAAAGATGATACGTATCCCTACTAGAAGAAGTAAACGTGGGTATTACGAAAAAAACAGTTTTCGTTGATGTTGATGATGACGTAATTTggtttgtgaaaaaaaaactttttgctaGTTAATCTTAGCAGAACATATATCACGAACTGGAGGttagttttgaatttttaatgatATCCTGTAAAATGATGTTTTAAGCGGTTTGTTTAGAACCTTCtcgaataaatttttaaacagaaGGTCAACGGGGCCACAGTATCCGAGAGATGTTTTTATGATAATGGCCACCTCTGTCACACACACACTTTGtaatcattttaagaaatgttacgCATACTGTGCATTAAAATTCACATGTTAAATGTACTACAAGGTTGTAATAGGTTGTTTAAAAAAGAGCTGAAGATCTTCAAACAGCTCAGTTTTTGATTTCGATTAATTGTTTCgattaaatgtttgttaaaatgattatttaattatacaaaatagcATATATACTTGCATAAAAATGCATATTCACGCAGTCATTATTTATGATTACGTAAAGTGACCACTAGACCATATATGTTTACTGTGATGAATTGCACAATCTTTTATCATTTTGTAAAGTAATGATAGCATTCCATATAATTTTTATCGCGATTGCATTGTTAGATTCCTATTTGTATTATAGATCGAACGAAACAaggaataataaatatggtACTTATTTAGCTAAATGCAATAATATAGAATATCCAGTTTTTGGAAGTATTATAatcttagtaaatattttagaattataatgtatttagtgAACATAACGAAGTCGCGTGTATATGACATAAAACTTGTACATAGAAATGATTTTAATGGCACGCTACGTGAAACACGATCGGCTACtgatatacataacatatttaacGAATCGGTATTTGattcattaaatatgttaaatagtaAGTAATAAATGAATTAGTAACTTGTCTAGCTCAACTTGTGAGCTCACAACTCACAAATATTcacatactattatataattgatcAAATAAGCAAAgcgaaaaagtatatatatacttttttcaacTACGAGAGAGCTCATTCTTCCGGTTCTTAGAAGCACTTTTTTGAATTCTCATTTTATACTGGTTCGGAAAGAAATTGCTGCTGAAAAATCGAGCAGGAAACTCATTAATTAATC from the Nymphalis io chromosome 10, ilAglIoxx1.1, whole genome shotgun sequence genome contains:
- the LOC126771300 gene encoding aldehyde dehydrogenase X, mitochondrial-like; translated protein: MVKVDIKYTKLFINNEWVDAVSKKTFPTINPQDETVITQVAEGDKADVDIAVKAAVKAFHRYSEWRLLDASQRGRLLLKLADLMDRDVKYLGELETLDCGKPVAQATGEAAWSAQIIRYYAGKADKILGNTIPADGEVLSMTIKEPVGVCGQILPWNYPIPMFVWKIAPALAAGCTLVIKPAEQTPLTALALAALIKEAGFPPGVVNVIPGYGPTAGAALTNHPCVDKMAFTGSTEIGRIIMSGASQVNLKRVTLELGGKSPLVIFNDADVEKAAQIAHRAAFANAGQCCAAGTRTFVQSGIYDAFVAKAAEIAKQRTVGNPYEDVQQGPQIDKEMFTKVMGYIQSGKKEARCVAGGDRIGKTGFFIQPTVFADVKDNMKIAKEEIFGPVQSILKFDTFDEVIDRANNTNYGLGSGVITNNITTALAFVKHIRAGTVWVNTYEHVTPQTPFGGFKESGIGREMGEDGIQQYLENKTVTINLPKKLEI